A stretch of the Flavobacterium sp. 5 genome encodes the following:
- a CDS encoding response regulator, giving the protein MTAIKQLTLVDDDEVFVFLTTKMIEKSKLIDLIKIFENGLDALVFLKENLNNVDALPDIILLDLSMPIMDGWQFLEEYVKINPVIGKKIVIYICSSSISPDDISRATAINEVSDFIIKPMTKDKLVEMIKNL; this is encoded by the coding sequence TACATTAGTAGACGACGATGAAGTTTTTGTTTTTCTTACGACCAAAATGATTGAAAAAAGTAAGCTTATAGATCTCATCAAGATTTTTGAAAATGGCTTGGATGCTCTGGTTTTTCTCAAAGAAAATTTAAATAATGTTGATGCATTGCCAGATATTATTCTTCTGGACTTAAGTATGCCAATAATGGATGGATGGCAGTTTCTTGAGGAATATGTTAAAATCAATCCAGTAATTGGAAAAAAGATTGTAATTTATATCTGCTCATCCTCAATTTCTCCTGATGATATTAGTCGTGCTACGGCTATCAATGAAGTTTCTGATTTCATTATAAAACCAATGACTAAGGATAAACTAGTGGAGATGATAAAGAATTTATAA